Proteins co-encoded in one Ruegeria sp. HKCCD4315 genomic window:
- a CDS encoding LysR family transcriptional regulator: MSRLTLRQLEYLVAVGETGSIARAADRLNVSPPSISSAITQLEDELGILLFVRQHAQGLSLTQGGQRVSDQARQVLNGAREIANIAADISGVARGPLAVGCLLTFAQLVLPRLRRGFESGYPDVRVVQKELNQAEILHALQRSEIDIALTYDMDIPTDLNFIGLVRLTPFALLHAGHELAERASVSIADLAELPMVLLDLPISADYFLSLFSATVQQPRIVERTRDMAVMRSMVGNAFGYSIANVRPQSDISPDGSPLVCVPISGPVRSLRMGLLTTHGAEKSRTVQAFIDYARDQVRSGAFDAISGEALT; encoded by the coding sequence ATGTCGCGGCTGACCCTCAGGCAGTTAGAGTATCTTGTCGCCGTTGGCGAAACCGGCAGCATTGCGCGGGCGGCGGACCGGTTGAATGTGTCGCCGCCATCAATCTCTTCAGCTATCACCCAGCTTGAGGACGAACTGGGCATTTTGCTTTTTGTGCGTCAGCACGCTCAGGGCCTTTCGCTCACCCAAGGCGGGCAGAGGGTGTCTGACCAAGCGCGCCAAGTCCTGAATGGCGCGCGCGAGATCGCGAACATAGCCGCTGACATCTCCGGCGTTGCGCGGGGCCCATTGGCGGTGGGGTGTTTACTGACCTTCGCGCAACTCGTGTTGCCACGGCTCAGACGCGGGTTTGAAAGCGGTTACCCCGATGTCAGGGTCGTCCAGAAGGAATTGAACCAAGCGGAAATCTTGCACGCCTTGCAGCGCTCCGAAATCGATATCGCGCTGACCTATGACATGGATATCCCGACGGATCTGAACTTCATCGGGCTTGTACGTCTCACTCCGTTTGCCTTGTTGCATGCTGGGCATGAGCTGGCCGAACGCGCGTCCGTGTCGATTGCCGATTTGGCGGAGTTGCCGATGGTCCTGCTCGATCTGCCGATCAGCGCGGATTACTTCTTGTCGCTGTTCTCGGCGACAGTACAACAGCCCCGCATCGTGGAGCGGACGCGTGACATGGCGGTGATGCGGTCGATGGTGGGCAATGCTTTCGGTTACTCCATCGCGAATGTGCGGCCGCAAAGCGATATATCACCGGATGGCAGCCCGCTGGTCTGCGTGCCGATCTCGGGGCCCGTCCGGTCGCTGCGCATGGGCCTTTTGACCACGCATGGCGCGGAGAAATCCCGCACGGTGCAGGCGTTTATCGACTATGCGCGGGATCAGGTACGCTCCGGCGCGTTCGACGCCATTAGTGGGGAGGCGCTGACGTGA
- a CDS encoding DUF5993 family protein, translating into MIALLFALFTCALGLAYYKLVRLSYALFAVTLLASVYWLKFHATTPLSIQL; encoded by the coding sequence ATGATTGCATTACTATTTGCGTTGTTCACATGCGCCTTGGGGCTCGCTTACTACAAACTCGTTCGCCTTTCATACGCACTCTTCGCAGTAACGCTTTTGGCGAGCGTTTATTGGCTAAAATTTCATGCAACAACGCCGCTTTCAATCCAATTGTGA
- a CDS encoding ABC transporter permease encodes MTDATQNAGPMLAADGTPLKQSLARSLRRQKLRALMLVAPLLLFVLFSFIVPIASMLFRSVENGIVQETLPLTVEALQSWEENSGELPDEAVYDAFVQDMVVAVDNKTHTRLGSRLNYEETGMSSMFRRSGRKMGKLDPETDGPFKDQVIEIHEGWGDPQTWAVIKTHSPAVTNGYFLNAVDMRRTPEGAQAQPEDKQILIKLFGRTLFMSLVITASCILLAYPVSYLLATLPMRVSNLLMILVLLPFWTSLLVRTSAWKVMLQQQGVINETLVWLGLVADDARLVIINNQIGTIIAMTHILLPFMILPMYSVMQTIPESYTRAAKSMGATNWTTFWRIYFPQSIPGIGAGSILVFILAIGYYITPEIVGGTKGVFISNRIAYHISSSLNWGLAAALGTILLAVVLLLYWCYDKIVGIDNVKLG; translated from the coding sequence ATGACCGACGCAACCCAAAATGCGGGGCCGATGCTGGCGGCTGACGGAACGCCGCTCAAGCAATCGCTGGCGCGCTCGCTTCGGCGGCAAAAACTGCGGGCGCTGATGTTGGTTGCCCCGTTGCTGCTGTTTGTTCTGTTCTCGTTCATCGTTCCGATAGCGTCGATGCTGTTCCGCTCGGTGGAAAACGGCATTGTGCAGGAAACGCTGCCCCTGACCGTCGAGGCCTTGCAAAGCTGGGAAGAAAACAGCGGCGAATTGCCGGACGAGGCCGTCTATGACGCCTTTGTCCAGGATATGGTCGTGGCTGTCGACAACAAGACACATACCCGACTGGGCTCGCGTCTGAACTACGAAGAGACAGGCATGTCTTCGATGTTCCGCCGCTCGGGTCGAAAAATGGGCAAGCTGGACCCCGAAACAGATGGGCCGTTCAAGGATCAAGTGATCGAAATCCACGAGGGTTGGGGGGACCCGCAGACTTGGGCGGTGATCAAGACGCACTCGCCCGCTGTGACGAATGGATACTTCCTGAACGCGGTCGATATGCGCCGCACACCCGAAGGCGCGCAGGCGCAGCCCGAGGACAAGCAGATCCTGATCAAGCTGTTCGGACGCACCTTGTTCATGTCGCTGGTGATCACCGCGTCCTGTATCTTGTTAGCCTATCCGGTCAGTTACCTGCTAGCGACCCTGCCAATGCGGGTGTCAAACCTGCTGATGATCCTTGTTTTGTTACCTTTCTGGACCTCGCTGCTGGTGCGAACCTCGGCGTGGAAGGTCATGTTGCAACAACAGGGTGTAATCAACGAAACGCTAGTCTGGCTTGGCTTGGTGGCCGATGACGCCCGACTTGTCATCATCAACAACCAGATCGGTACGATCATCGCGATGACGCATATCCTTCTGCCCTTCATGATCCTGCCGATGTATTCGGTGATGCAGACGATCCCCGAATCTTACACCCGCGCCGCGAAATCTATGGGCGCGACGAACTGGACGACCTTCTGGCGCATCTATTTCCCGCAATCCATTCCAGGCATCGGCGCGGGGTCGATCCTCGTGTTCATTCTGGCCATCGGCTATTACATCACACCCGAGATTGTGGGCGGCACAAAAGGTGTCTTCATCTCGAACCGGATTGCGTATCACATCTCGTCCTCGCTGAACTGGGGGCTTGCGGCTGCGCTGGGCACGATCCTGTTGGCCGTCGTGCTGTTGCTATACTGGTGTTACGACAAAATCGTTGGCATTGATAACGTGAAGCTGGGATAA
- a CDS encoding aldo/keto reductase, with amino-acid sequence MAELGEIGKTGVRVPRIGFGSTGLGSIPEIYGYEVEEDRAIDTIRAILSQPNAFLDTSRCYAMGRSEERIGQVIRELGGWSEGRVLSTKIDRDMETGAFDGSQARRSFEESLTALSVDSVDILHVHDFEYASDLSEVKGRGGAIEELFRIKEEGLAKAVGIAAGRIDLMMPILESWDFDVVLTHNRHTVVNDNAAPLIKLAKSRGVSILNAAPYSGGALARGSAIHRFYVYRPADDEVLAPIRAVEEVCGHYDVPVGAVALQYSLKNDDITSTVCGVTWPQHVQQAMEWAEWPIPEGVWDELAKLGSSSENPEA; translated from the coding sequence ATGGCAGAGCTAGGCGAAATTGGCAAGACTGGGGTACGGGTTCCTCGCATCGGGTTTGGATCGACGGGGTTGGGGAGTATTCCGGAAATCTATGGGTATGAAGTTGAGGAAGACCGCGCGATTGATACAATTCGGGCAATTCTTTCGCAGCCAAATGCGTTCCTGGACACTTCCCGTTGCTATGCCATGGGACGAAGTGAAGAGCGCATAGGTCAAGTCATTCGTGAGCTTGGTGGGTGGTCGGAAGGGCGAGTGCTTTCCACCAAAATCGACCGGGACATGGAAACCGGTGCTTTTGATGGTTCTCAGGCACGTAGATCATTCGAGGAAAGTCTTACGGCCTTAAGCGTCGACAGCGTTGATATACTCCACGTCCATGATTTCGAATATGCAAGTGACCTATCTGAGGTCAAAGGGCGGGGTGGCGCGATTGAAGAGTTGTTCCGTATCAAGGAGGAAGGTCTGGCCAAGGCGGTCGGAATCGCGGCGGGACGTATCGACTTGATGATGCCAATTTTGGAGAGTTGGGATTTTGACGTGGTCCTAACACACAACAGGCATACTGTGGTAAACGATAACGCGGCACCTCTAATAAAACTCGCGAAATCACGAGGCGTTTCGATATTGAACGCGGCACCGTATTCCGGAGGTGCACTGGCCCGAGGCAGCGCGATCCATCGCTTTTATGTCTATCGACCTGCAGATGATGAAGTACTTGCGCCAATACGTGCTGTTGAAGAGGTATGCGGGCATTACGATGTCCCAGTCGGAGCGGTCGCGTTGCAATACTCTTTAAAAAACGACGACATTACTTCGACGGTTTGCGGAGTGACATGGCCTCAGCATGTTCAACAGGCAATGGAATGGGCAGAGTGGCCCATCCCTGAAGGCGTTTGGGACGAACTCGCCAAGCTCGGGAGTTCTTCGGAGAATCCTGAGGCTTAG
- a CDS encoding disulfide bond formation protein B yields MSPEFARNMNALGVLAVCLVLVLAFYFQLVLYELPCPLCLLQRVGFVAVGFGLGLNLLWGTRARNYGIVLVAAIFGISVSIRQILLHIVPGTGHYGAPVLGLHFYTWAGIAFGLIILGTAVMLVFEKQYDLAADVRASERFGGSKLAKTAFMLILSLGVANAGSALLECGPGICDDPPTDYKFLDKLEEAGET; encoded by the coding sequence ATGTCACCTGAATTTGCCCGAAATATGAACGCGCTTGGTGTTCTGGCTGTTTGCCTAGTGTTGGTTCTCGCATTCTATTTTCAACTTGTTCTCTACGAACTACCTTGTCCGTTGTGTTTACTGCAGCGTGTCGGTTTCGTGGCAGTGGGATTTGGGCTCGGGCTAAATCTCTTGTGGGGTACGCGTGCACGGAATTACGGAATAGTCCTTGTGGCAGCAATATTTGGCATCAGCGTTTCGATCCGCCAAATCCTACTACATATTGTGCCCGGCACTGGGCACTATGGGGCTCCGGTTCTTGGTCTGCATTTTTACACTTGGGCCGGCATAGCCTTCGGATTGATAATACTCGGGACCGCGGTGATGCTTGTCTTTGAAAAGCAATACGATCTGGCTGCGGACGTCAGGGCATCGGAGCGGTTCGGTGGAAGCAAGTTGGCCAAAACGGCGTTCATGTTGATCTTATCTTTGGGAGTTGCCAACGCAGGCTCAGCTCTGTTGGAGTGTGGACCAGGTATTTGCGACGATCCGCCAACAGACTACAAATTTTTGGATAAGCTTGAAGAAGCAGGTGAAACTTAG
- a CDS encoding AI-2E family transporter gives MNQGSNDKGPAPGFWGLTFWYQLVVLVFLTIASLVLASSVLVPLFFAALLFVLLTATADRIGRFKIFGKTVPKWFAHLAAISIVLIGLSLVLSILSSQAGEVSEAFPRYEERFSSIVAKLVSLVGQDNYAAAVKALEQINLAGFATGVIGSAGAFLSAFFLVLLYVPFMLVERVPMRAKIKLAIKDREAAEKVRRVLESTSDSIQKYVGIKTLVSALTGLGSYTVMASVGLDFSETWAVLAFLLNFIPTVGSIVGVALPSIVALVQFEEVVPFLVVLIGCGAVQFSIGNILEPMLLGKSLNLSPFMVILALTFWTAIWGIAGALMSVPITVCIMIVLSNIPSTQPIAILMSGDGKINDTDAVNS, from the coding sequence ATGAATCAGGGTTCAAATGATAAAGGTCCCGCTCCAGGTTTCTGGGGGCTCACTTTCTGGTATCAGTTGGTCGTCCTTGTGTTCTTGACAATAGCGTCGTTAGTCCTCGCTTCGTCTGTACTGGTTCCCCTGTTTTTTGCGGCTCTCCTGTTCGTTCTCCTCACAGCGACTGCAGATCGCATTGGTAGATTCAAGATATTTGGAAAGACTGTCCCGAAGTGGTTTGCGCATTTGGCCGCAATTTCAATTGTGTTAATCGGCCTCTCGCTTGTTCTGTCGATACTATCCAGTCAAGCCGGTGAGGTTTCGGAAGCTTTTCCGCGCTACGAGGAACGGTTTTCCAGCATAGTAGCAAAGCTGGTTTCACTTGTTGGGCAAGACAACTATGCAGCCGCGGTAAAGGCTTTGGAACAAATCAACCTGGCTGGGTTCGCGACAGGAGTGATCGGGTCTGCTGGGGCGTTCCTAAGCGCTTTTTTCCTGGTGCTGCTCTATGTGCCATTCATGTTGGTTGAACGCGTTCCAATGCGCGCCAAAATCAAGCTCGCAATCAAAGACAGGGAAGCCGCTGAAAAAGTTCGTCGTGTTCTTGAGAGCACGTCGGACAGCATTCAAAAATATGTTGGCATCAAAACGCTGGTGAGTGCACTAACTGGCTTGGGCAGTTATACCGTGATGGCATCCGTCGGCCTGGACTTCTCTGAAACCTGGGCGGTTCTTGCGTTTTTGTTGAATTTTATCCCGACAGTCGGCTCTATCGTCGGCGTCGCGCTTCCTTCCATTGTCGCACTGGTACAGTTTGAAGAAGTCGTGCCCTTTCTTGTGGTTCTGATTGGTTGTGGCGCGGTTCAATTCTCTATCGGCAATATCCTGGAGCCAATGCTACTTGGGAAAAGCCTGAATTTATCGCCATTCATGGTCATTTTGGCGCTCACTTTTTGGACTGCGATCTGGGGCATTGCCGGAGCGTTGATGAGCGTCCCGATCACCGTGTGCATCATGATTGTGCTTTCGAATATCCCGTCAACGCAGCCAATCGCGATACTGATGTCCGGTGATGGGAAGATAAACGACACTGACGCAGTGAACAGCTAA
- the argE gene encoding acetylornithine deacetylase, whose amino-acid sequence MTLSLEVLERLVAFNTVSDRSNLAMIVYVEDFLRSRGFRVQRIVDAEEEKAGLFAEIGPSVDGGLLLSAHSDVVPVTGQDWSVPPFKLTRQGERLFGRGTTDMKGFLAEMLAVADAVHARDLKAPLKLLVSYDEEIGCVGITRMKDRLPPLLGRPRLAIVGEPTEMQVAIGHKGKRAYRADIRGEVGHSALAPTFVNALHVAVDFVGKMRGMQKVARDTGARNAAYDVPYTTFHVGQLSGGTALNFVPDKATLLCEFRHLAEDDPEEIEVQLRQAAEAVTAEFPPAAQISLQALAGYPGLSMAASDPVVSLARSWCGGDTTHVAFGTEAGVLSSLGIPTVVCGPGSMAEQGHKPDEFISMLQLNACSVMLQNGAKQVLYRS is encoded by the coding sequence GTGACGCTGTCACTGGAGGTGCTAGAGCGATTGGTCGCTTTTAACACGGTCAGCGATCGCTCGAACCTTGCCATGATCGTCTATGTCGAGGATTTTCTGCGCTCTCGCGGGTTCCGGGTGCAGCGCATTGTTGATGCGGAGGAGGAGAAAGCGGGCCTTTTTGCCGAGATCGGGCCATCGGTTGACGGCGGCCTGCTGCTGTCGGCGCATTCCGATGTGGTGCCAGTTACAGGTCAAGACTGGAGCGTCCCGCCCTTCAAGCTGACCCGACAAGGCGAGCGGCTTTTCGGGCGCGGCACGACCGATATGAAAGGGTTTCTGGCAGAGATGCTGGCCGTCGCAGATGCGGTGCACGCCCGAGACCTGAAAGCGCCGTTGAAGCTTTTAGTGTCCTACGACGAAGAGATTGGCTGCGTCGGGATTACGCGGATGAAGGACCGTCTGCCGCCGCTGCTGGGACGTCCGCGACTGGCCATCGTTGGTGAGCCGACCGAGATGCAGGTGGCCATTGGTCACAAAGGCAAGCGCGCTTATCGTGCGGACATTCGGGGAGAGGTCGGTCATTCCGCGCTGGCACCGACTTTTGTCAACGCGCTGCATGTGGCAGTCGATTTTGTTGGCAAGATGCGAGGCATGCAGAAGGTCGCGCGCGATACCGGAGCCCGCAACGCGGCCTATGACGTGCCTTACACGACATTCCATGTCGGTCAGCTGTCCGGCGGAACAGCGCTGAACTTCGTCCCCGACAAAGCTACGCTTCTCTGTGAGTTCAGACATCTGGCCGAAGATGACCCGGAGGAGATCGAAGTGCAGCTTCGGCAGGCGGCAGAGGCGGTCACGGCTGAGTTTCCGCCTGCCGCGCAAATCTCGCTTCAGGCTTTGGCGGGATATCCCGGCCTGTCTATGGCAGCATCCGACCCGGTGGTCTCGCTCGCGCGGTCCTGGTGCGGCGGCGACACGACCCATGTGGCCTTTGGCACGGAGGCAGGCGTTCTTTCCAGCCTGGGCATTCCAACCGTCGTGTGCGGTCCTGGCTCAATGGCTGAACAGGGGCACAAGCCGGATGAGTTCATTTCCATGCTTCAGCTGAATGCCTGTTCCGTCATGCTCCAAAATGGCGCTAAACAAGTTTTATACAGAAGTTAG
- a CDS encoding YegS/Rv2252/BmrU family lipid kinase, producing MAKRTLLVLNRKSAARPDLRSAVRPLEKELGIRVCIPWSGKDLRKTLREAVSDGVTRVIAGGGDGTLNSVADAVLKLKSRSPVSLGLVPLGTANDFARSYGDKGLDLATSVRVAASEDAQPIDVGYINGSPFVNVASGGFGAMITATTPKEMKKRLGGLAYTLFGLARLSDAKSVPAKISIDEKDPYDVSISAIAIANSRYAGGGFDVAPEANISDGLLDLSVLSTERLMPENLPFGRLPDFSDPEEGVVQRSRLRSMVLETSQPFHMNLDGEPMIDQRFEVSIKPKALNFVFPSGK from the coding sequence ATGGCCAAACGTACCCTGCTAGTTCTCAATAGGAAGTCCGCAGCAAGACCCGATCTGCGTTCAGCTGTCCGCCCATTGGAAAAAGAGCTTGGCATTAGGGTTTGTATTCCTTGGTCAGGAAAAGACTTGAGGAAGACCCTTCGAGAAGCCGTAAGCGATGGCGTAACCAGGGTGATCGCGGGCGGCGGTGACGGCACTTTGAACTCGGTCGCGGATGCTGTTTTGAAGTTGAAGTCAAGGTCGCCTGTCTCGCTAGGTCTTGTTCCGTTGGGGACAGCAAATGATTTCGCCCGGTCGTATGGTGATAAGGGTTTGGACTTGGCAACATCTGTTCGAGTTGCAGCATCGGAAGACGCGCAACCAATTGATGTCGGATACATAAACGGCAGTCCATTTGTGAATGTTGCAAGCGGCGGTTTTGGAGCGATGATCACTGCAACGACACCCAAGGAAATGAAGAAAAGGCTCGGCGGCCTCGCGTACACACTGTTTGGGCTTGCTCGCCTATCTGATGCAAAATCTGTTCCAGCAAAGATCTCAATTGATGAAAAAGACCCGTACGACGTTTCCATTTCCGCAATAGCGATTGCGAACAGCCGCTATGCAGGTGGCGGTTTTGACGTGGCACCAGAAGCGAACATCTCCGATGGGTTGCTCGATTTAAGCGTGCTCTCCACGGAGCGATTGATGCCAGAAAACCTGCCCTTTGGCAGGCTACCGGATTTTTCGGACCCCGAAGAGGGTGTTGTGCAACGCTCTCGTCTGAGATCTATGGTTTTGGAAACCTCCCAGCCGTTTCATATGAATTTGGACGGCGAACCGATGATTGATCAACGCTTTGAGGTTTCAATTAAACCAAAAGCGCTGAACTTCGTTTTCCCAAGCGGTAAGTAG
- a CDS encoding ABC transporter permease, with protein MAALTPISRKPMSMVLPSVALAGAFAGVFVGAGNGSIFLGIIGGAAIIAALAWIYIAVLKNENLARWITILGFGVAGILFSGPMGGVLGLLGGWFFAWFIFWLYEGRYRRKLLPYLTAKQVFYHYLFRVICGAIFVFLITPILVVLPLSFNAQDFFTFTPEMLRLDPEGYSLKHYRDFFTNNEWQRSFKNSLIIAPIATVISVTLGTLAAIGLSQSHVPGRRAIMGILISPMIVPLIISATGMFFFYSDIGRFLEGTLGMNKNFVGYLKVILAHAVLGIPFVIITVTATLVGFDRSLTRAAANMGAGPVRTFFKIQMPLILPGVISGGLFAFITSFDEVVVVLFVGSASQKTLPWQMFTGLREQISPTILAVATILVVLSIALLTTVELLRRRSERLRGLSPA; from the coding sequence ATGGCCGCACTTACTCCGATTTCCCGCAAACCGATGTCCATGGTCCTGCCAAGCGTCGCGTTGGCAGGGGCTTTTGCCGGTGTTTTCGTTGGCGCAGGAAACGGTTCGATCTTTCTGGGCATTATTGGCGGAGCCGCCATTATCGCGGCGCTGGCCTGGATCTACATCGCTGTTCTGAAGAATGAGAACCTGGCCCGCTGGATCACCATCCTCGGCTTCGGCGTAGCCGGAATTCTGTTTTCGGGCCCGATGGGTGGCGTTCTGGGCCTGCTGGGCGGCTGGTTCTTCGCGTGGTTCATATTCTGGCTTTATGAGGGCCGCTATCGCCGCAAACTGCTGCCATATCTGACAGCGAAACAGGTTTTCTATCACTACCTGTTTCGCGTGATCTGTGGTGCGATCTTCGTCTTCCTGATCACGCCGATTCTGGTGGTGTTGCCATTGTCTTTCAATGCGCAAGATTTCTTTACCTTCACGCCCGAGATGCTGAGGCTTGATCCGGAAGGCTATTCGTTGAAGCATTACCGAGATTTCTTCACCAATAACGAATGGCAACGCAGCTTCAAGAACTCGCTGATCATCGCGCCGATTGCGACGGTTATTTCGGTAACGTTGGGAACGCTGGCCGCGATCGGGCTCAGCCAGTCTCACGTTCCCGGACGCCGCGCAATCATGGGAATTCTGATTTCGCCGATGATTGTGCCGCTGATCATCTCGGCGACGGGTATGTTCTTTTTCTACAGTGATATCGGGCGTTTCCTCGAAGGTACACTGGGCATGAACAAGAACTTCGTAGGCTATCTGAAAGTTATCCTGGCCCACGCAGTGCTGGGTATCCCCTTTGTGATCATTACCGTGACGGCGACACTGGTCGGCTTTGATCGATCTCTGACACGGGCGGCGGCTAATATGGGCGCAGGGCCTGTGCGGACCTTCTTCAAGATACAGATGCCATTGATATTGCCGGGCGTTATCTCGGGTGGCCTGTTCGCCTTCATCACATCATTCGACGAAGTAGTTGTGGTGCTGTTTGTCGGCTCCGCCTCGCAAAAGACGTTGCCGTGGCAGATGTTCACCGGCCTGCGGGAGCAGATCAGTCCAACCATTCTGGCGGTCGCGACAATCCTTGTGGTCCTGTCCATCGCCCTGCTGACGACGGTCGAACTGTTGCGACGTAGATCGGAGCGTCTGCGGGGTCTTTCGCCCGCTTGA
- the speB gene encoding agmatinase, whose amino-acid sequence MQGHGYASGRLNLPFVGISTFGKSPYVENWNKIDADVCVLGAPFDFGTQWRPGARFGPRAVREASTLFSFGHAGAYDHEDDATYLDSSVRIVDLGDADIVHTKTETSHKNIAFGVQKILKAGALPLVIGGDHSVNIPCISAFKSDCSENGPIHVVQIDAHLDFVDERHGVTNGHGNPMRRAIEKDYVSGMTQLGIRNVSSTAKEGYDDARARGSDILSVRQVRRLGTEAVLDRIPKGKRYYVTIDIDAFCPSIAPGTGTPSHGGFLYYDVLEILQGLAKRGDVVGIDLVEVAPAYDPTESTQILAAQLLLNFLGFIFHERARRT is encoded by the coding sequence GTGCAAGGTCATGGATATGCGTCTGGGCGGCTAAATTTACCCTTCGTAGGAATCTCGACTTTTGGCAAATCTCCATATGTCGAAAACTGGAACAAAATTGACGCCGACGTTTGCGTGCTCGGCGCACCGTTCGACTTTGGAACCCAATGGCGCCCAGGCGCCCGTTTTGGCCCTCGGGCCGTGCGAGAGGCATCGACCCTTTTCAGCTTTGGCCATGCTGGCGCCTATGATCATGAGGATGACGCGACCTATCTGGACAGCTCGGTTCGGATCGTCGACCTGGGCGATGCGGACATAGTCCACACCAAGACCGAGACGAGCCACAAGAACATAGCCTTTGGCGTGCAAAAAATTCTCAAGGCCGGGGCACTTCCGCTGGTGATTGGCGGTGATCACTCGGTCAACATCCCCTGCATTTCCGCATTTAAAAGCGACTGCTCTGAAAACGGCCCGATACACGTTGTTCAAATCGATGCGCATTTGGACTTTGTAGATGAACGTCATGGCGTCACCAACGGGCACGGAAATCCCATGCGCCGCGCGATCGAGAAAGACTATGTTTCAGGGATGACCCAATTGGGCATTCGAAATGTATCGTCCACCGCTAAGGAAGGGTATGACGACGCGCGTGCGCGCGGATCGGACATCCTGTCGGTGCGGCAGGTTCGCAGATTGGGAACAGAGGCTGTTCTTGACCGCATTCCCAAAGGCAAACGGTACTATGTTACAATCGATATCGATGCGTTTTGCCCCTCGATCGCGCCAGGAACCGGAACTCCGAGCCACGGAGGCTTTTTGTACTATGACGTTCTGGAAATCCTTCAGGGACTGGCAAAAAGGGGTGACGTGGTCGGCATCGATCTGGTCGAGGTGGCCCCCGCCTACGATCCCACTGAAAGCACTCAGATTCTGGCGGCGCAGCTTCTGCTGAATTTTCTGGGTTTCATTTTTCACGAACGTGCCCGACGCACATGA
- a CDS encoding aminopeptidase P family protein, giving the protein MTDISNRPQFFTCHNGDKAPLPFSKAEYDRRLGKLRAIMAKRDIPVVLLTSMQNIAYYSGFLYCAFGRPYGCVVTQDNCTTVSANIDAGQPWRRSVEDNVIYTDWKRDNYWRAVASLIGNAKRIGVEGDHITLAARDTALNMLGEPELVDIAADTMGTRMIKSAEEIELIKGGARTADVGGAAIHAAIREGATEIEIAMAGRDAMEVEIALAYPDAEYRDTWVWFQSGLNTDGAHNPVTKRALQKGDILSLNTFPMISSYYTALERTLFLGEPDADSLRLWKANVAAHELGLSLIKPGATCSGITAEINRFFADEGLLQYRSFGYGHSFGVLSHYYGREAGLELREDIDTVLEPGMVVSIEPMLWIPEGQPGAGGYREHDILVVGEDGAENITGFPYGPGHNVIDA; this is encoded by the coding sequence ATGACTGACATTTCTAACCGACCTCAGTTCTTCACCTGTCACAATGGCGACAAGGCCCCGTTGCCGTTCAGCAAAGCCGAGTATGACCGCCGTCTTGGCAAGCTGCGCGCCATCATGGCCAAGCGGGATATTCCGGTGGTGTTGCTGACATCGATGCAGAATATCGCGTATTATTCGGGCTTTCTATACTGTGCGTTCGGGCGCCCTTATGGCTGTGTTGTAACCCAAGACAACTGCACCACCGTTTCCGCCAATATTGATGCCGGGCAACCCTGGCGCCGGTCGGTTGAAGACAACGTGATTTATACTGACTGGAAACGCGACAACTACTGGCGGGCAGTTGCGAGCCTGATCGGGAATGCGAAACGGATCGGCGTCGAAGGCGACCACATAACGCTGGCGGCGCGCGACACGGCGCTGAACATGCTGGGCGAGCCAGAGTTGGTTGACATCGCCGCCGACACCATGGGCACGCGTATGATCAAGTCCGCGGAAGAAATCGAATTGATCAAGGGTGGAGCGCGCACTGCCGATGTGGGTGGCGCTGCGATCCATGCCGCAATCCGCGAGGGCGCAACCGAAATCGAAATTGCGATGGCCGGCCGAGACGCGATGGAAGTGGAAATCGCGCTGGCCTACCCGGATGCGGAATACCGTGACACATGGGTTTGGTTCCAATCGGGTTTGAACACCGACGGCGCGCATAACCCGGTCACCAAACGCGCGTTGCAAAAAGGCGATATCCTGTCACTGAACACCTTTCCGATGATCTCGAGCTATTATACGGCCCTGGAGCGGACCCTGTTCCTGGGCGAGCCGGATGCCGACAGTCTGCGCCTGTGGAAGGCCAATGTGGCCGCGCATGAACTTGGCCTGAGCCTGATCAAACCCGGCGCCACTTGTTCCGGTATCACCGCCGAGATCAACCGGTTCTTTGCCGACGAAGGCCTGCTTCAATATCGTTCCTTCGGCTACGGGCACTCGTTTGGTGTTCTGAGCCACTACTATGGTCGCGAGGCCGGTCTCGAACTTCGCGAAGACATCGATACAGTGCTGGAACCCGGCATGGTGGTCTCGATTGAGCCGATGCTGTGGATACCCGAAGGCCAGCCAGGTGCAGGCGGTTACAGGGAACACGATATTCTGGTTGTGGGCGAAGACGGAGCCGAAAACATCACCGGCTTTCCCTACGGGCCGGGGCACAACGTTATCGACGCCTGA